A window of Vigna unguiculata cultivar IT97K-499-35 chromosome 4, ASM411807v1, whole genome shotgun sequence contains these coding sequences:
- the LOC114181542 gene encoding uncharacterized protein LOC114181542 isoform X1: protein MGRMSKRWHSWLIEHVRSIETFATVVFDGSDETIGIISYIVLSRNLKTLLRNHRMYQALDLKEGEAEAIFEELISKESMDEHNSSLIQFHIKLLALILSDSEKESQSSLTKSETNSWLKHLEGLIMQNEKAKVSPCPMEQDDALIDIRTQVDEAHTDMLRLKSTNHGFLICFWIQGTLIIVIIVYTFFVFYFSGIQNEIIFFNLITIMVVFLIR, encoded by the exons ATGGGGAGAATGTCAAAGAGGTGGCACAGTTGGCTGATTGAACATGTTCGAAGTATCGAGACTTTTGCAACCGTAGTTTTTGACG GAAGCGATGAAACAATCGGTATTATCTCTTATATCGTATTGTCAAGGAATTTGAAAACCTTGTTAAGAAATCATAGGATGTATCAg GCTCTTGATCTCAAGGAAGGAGAAGCTGAAGCCATTTTTGAAGAATTGATTAGTAAAGAAAGTATGGATGAACATAACTCTTCACTAATTCAATTTCACATTAAACTTTTGGCATTGATCCTAAGTGATTCCGAAAAAGA GTCTCAATCCTCACTTACGAAGAGTGAAACTAATTCATGGTTAAAACATTTGGAGGGTTTAATAATGCAAAATGAGAAGGCCAAAGTGTCCCCATGTCCAATGGAGCAGGATGATGCTCTTATAGATATAAGAACCCAGGTTGATGAAGCACACACGGATATGCTAAGGTTAAAGAGCACAAATCATGGGTTCCTCATTTGTTTTTGGATACAAGGGACcttaattattgttatcattgtatatacattttttgtattttattttagtggaatacaaaatgaaattattttttttaatttaattactattatggttgtatttttaattaggtAA
- the LOC114181542 gene encoding uncharacterized protein LOC114181542 isoform X2, with protein MGRMSKRWHSWLIEHVRSIETFATVVFDGSDETIGIISYIVLSRNLKTLLRNHRMYQALDLKEGEAEAIFEELISKESMDEHNSSLIQFHIKLLALILSDSEKE; from the exons ATGGGGAGAATGTCAAAGAGGTGGCACAGTTGGCTGATTGAACATGTTCGAAGTATCGAGACTTTTGCAACCGTAGTTTTTGACG GAAGCGATGAAACAATCGGTATTATCTCTTATATCGTATTGTCAAGGAATTTGAAAACCTTGTTAAGAAATCATAGGATGTATCAg GCTCTTGATCTCAAGGAAGGAGAAGCTGAAGCCATTTTTGAAGAATTGATTAGTAAAGAAAGTATGGATGAACATAACTCTTCACTAATTCAATTTCACATTAAACTTTTGGCATTGATCCTAAGTGATTCCGAAAAAGAGTGA